The following DNA comes from Candidatus Nanopelagicales bacterium.
TCGCGCTCGAAACACAGCAGGCCAACCCGGTAGTCAGCTGCCAGCACGCGCAGAGCATCCATGTCCCGGCGACCGTCGCCACCGCGCATCAGGCGCGTGAAACGCTCGCGGGCTGCGTGCTCGCCTGCGACGAAACCGGGCCTGTTGTCCTTCGGATTCCCCAGACCCCTCATATGCACGTACCGCACTCCGATCTCGTCCAGCGCCCGGGACAGCGCGGTCTTGGACAGCCCCTTCTTGCGGCTCACCGGAGTGAGCCGGACATCGACCAGAACTTCGACATGCGCTCTGGCCACTTCCGCGAGGACTTCGGA
Coding sequences within:
- a CDS encoding DUF488 domain-containing protein encodes the protein MASADTTVHVTGSGTAPRLKRAEPIGEAWVNGGHVVSLGYEGLVLSEVLAEVARAHVEVLVDVRLTPVSRKKGLSKTALSRALDEIGVRYVHMRGLGNPKDNRPGFVAGEHAARERFTRLMRGGDGRRDMDALRVLAADYRVGLLCFERDEAQCHRSLIARELTGNPFQFPQM